In Aureibaculum algae, the following are encoded in one genomic region:
- a CDS encoding N-acyl-D-amino-acid deacylase family protein: protein MNILKITVIFFSFLSMLSCTKQPDYDILIQNGKIIDGTGNTFSIGDIGINADTIAAIGDLKNKTANQEIDATGLVVSPGFINMLSWASAALNTDGRSLGDIKQGVTLEVFGEGTSMGPTKKVDTVNNTIEWISLNDKLNALVDKGVSPNIASFIGATTLRINTVGYEDRAPTEEELDSMKIMVTQAMEEGAMGIGSSLIYAPAFYSSTEELIEISKVAAKYDGLYTSHIRSEGNKLLESIDELLRIAKEANIRAEIYHLKMSGKDNWHKYDAVVAKIDSARKAGLTITANMYSYIAGSTGLDASMPPWVQEGGYNKWAERLQDPKIRKKVLEDMRKPAIEWESLMQAAGSAEKMILAGFSNDSLRYLTGKTLAEVAKMRNTSPEETAMDLVVQNGSDVSTVYFMMSEENVKKQVALPWMSFCSDAGSYAAEGDFLKYSTHPRAYGNFARVIGKYTRDEKVISLEEAIRKLTFLPATNLKLKKRGSLKVGNYADIVVFDFDKIEDHATFEKPHQYASGMMHVFVNGTQVLKGGEHTNKKPGRVVHGPGYRK from the coding sequence ATGAATATACTAAAAATAACTGTCATTTTTTTTTCCTTTTTGTCAATGTTAAGTTGTACAAAGCAACCTGATTATGACATTCTAATACAAAACGGTAAAATAATAGATGGAACAGGAAACACATTTAGTATTGGAGATATTGGCATTAATGCAGATACTATTGCTGCCATAGGCGATTTAAAAAATAAAACAGCTAATCAGGAAATTGACGCCACTGGTTTGGTGGTTTCTCCCGGCTTTATCAATATGTTAAGCTGGGCTTCCGCAGCATTAAATACAGATGGACGATCTCTTGGCGATATAAAACAAGGTGTTACTCTAGAAGTTTTTGGAGAAGGAACTTCTATGGGCCCAACAAAGAAAGTAGATACAGTAAATAATACCATAGAATGGATTTCTTTAAACGACAAATTAAATGCCCTAGTTGATAAAGGCGTCTCTCCCAATATTGCTTCTTTTATCGGAGCCACTACGTTGCGAATTAATACTGTGGGTTATGAAGATAGAGCTCCTACAGAAGAAGAATTAGACTCCATGAAAATAATGGTAACACAGGCAATGGAAGAAGGTGCCATGGGTATCGGATCTTCATTGATTTATGCTCCTGCCTTTTACTCATCCACCGAAGAATTAATTGAAATCTCTAAAGTTGCTGCAAAATATGATGGGTTATACACCTCACATATCCGTAGTGAAGGAAATAAATTATTAGAAAGTATCGATGAACTCCTTCGAATAGCTAAAGAAGCGAATATTCGAGCCGAAATTTACCATCTTAAAATGAGTGGAAAAGACAATTGGCATAAATATGACGCCGTTGTTGCCAAAATTGACTCTGCAAGAAAAGCTGGATTAACCATTACCGCGAATATGTATAGTTATATTGCAGGTTCAACAGGTTTAGATGCGTCCATGCCTCCATGGGTTCAAGAAGGTGGTTATAACAAATGGGCAGAACGTTTACAAGACCCTAAAATTCGTAAAAAAGTATTAGAAGACATGCGGAAACCTGCCATTGAATGGGAAAGTTTAATGCAAGCTGCAGGTTCTGCTGAGAAAATGATATTGGCCGGATTTAGCAATGACAGCCTTAGATATTTAACCGGAAAAACCTTAGCTGAAGTAGCTAAAATGAGAAATACTTCACCCGAAGAAACCGCGATGGACTTGGTAGTACAAAACGGAAGTGACGTAAGTACCGTATACTTTATGATGTCTGAAGAAAATGTGAAAAAACAAGTGGCTTTACCTTGGATGAGTTTTTGTTCTGATGCAGGTTCTTACGCAGCTGAAGGTGACTTTTTAAAATACAGTACACATCCACGTGCTTACGGTAATTTTGCACGAGTTATAGGTAAATATACTAGAGATGAGAAAGTCATCTCTCTAGAAGAAGCCATCCGAAAATTAACATTTTTACCTGCAACAAATCTAAAGCTTAAAAAACGCGGTAGTCTTAAGGTGGGTAATTATGCCGACATTGTTGTTTTTGATTTTGATAAAATTGAAGATCATGCCACTTTTGAAAAACCACATCAATATGCTAGTGGTATGATGCATGTTTTTGTAAACGGAACACAAGTATTAAAAGGTGGTGAACATACCAATAAAAAGCCAGGAAGAGTTGTGCACGGTCCTGGTTATAGAAAATAA